In one Vidua chalybeata isolate OUT-0048 chromosome 4, bVidCha1 merged haplotype, whole genome shotgun sequence genomic region, the following are encoded:
- the PCM1 gene encoding pericentriolar material 1 protein isoform X7 yields the protein MATGGGPFEEGMNDQDLPSWSNESLDDRLNNTDWGSQQKKANRSSEKNKKKLSGEGETRLTNDISPESSPGMERRKTRTSHSFPHARYMTQMSVPEQAELERLKQRINFSDLDQRSIGSDSQGRATAANNKRQLNENKKPFNFLSLQINTNKSKDPASGSQKKEGGVSAQCKELFGAALSKDFLQNCQVSAQEDGTGEQAMDSSQIVSRLVQIRDYIAKASSMRDDLVEKNERSANVERLSHLIDDLKEQEKSYLKFLQKMLARENEEDDDRTIDSAVGSGSVGESTSLNIDVQSEASDTTEVSFSLSCRPCIEDKLGNSASQEQVTDIDVTPSPKVKSERAALNDREIWPCGINSQDHGLLSKARDPQQEAKEELENLKKQHDLLKRMLQQQEELKALQGRQAALLALQHKAEQAIAVLDDSVVTETTGSVSGVSLTSELNEELNDLIQRFHNQLHDSQTQSVPDNRRQAESLSLTREISQSRNSSMSERQSDEKAQLFNKMRMLQGKKQKMDKLLGELHTLRDQHLNNSSFFPASGSPQRSVDQRSTTSAASGPVGIVTVVNGETNSLASAPYPPDSLVSQNESEEDENLNPTEKLQKLNEVRKRLNELRELVHYYEQTSDMMTDAVNENTKEEEETEESESDSEHEDPQPVTNIRNPQGISTWSEINSNSNVQCGTNNRDGRHLNTDCEINNRSAANIRTLKMSSALDCHNRENDKHLDLPRGEDDEVEEDRVSEDSMSSHRSSLGDVAGDAEFEQKINRLIAAKQKLRQLQNLAAMVQDDDPEPQGAIANASNIGDLLGEVEETKQQPNNVRASSNKLKKDVRLNEKAREKFYEAKLQQQQRELKQLQEERRKLFEIQEKIQVLQKACPDLQLSAGLGNCPANRQTSQATSTPAMNDCNTAGKPLFECDESVPIGNEQLWSEMRRHEILREELRQRRKQLEALMAEDQRRRELAETVSAVAASLKSEGSEAQCTPQQSRTEKTMATWGGSTQCALEEENGDEDCYLSDGVGQAEEEEEDASSLNYSFSVYPNNNIPENAYFVKGNKDRWKNCRPLSADGNYRPVSKARQQQNITMRRQENFRWMSELSYVEEKEQWQEQINQLKKQHEFSVSICQTLMQDQQTLSCLLQTLLTGPYSMMPNNVASSQINLIMHQLNQCYTQLNWQQNNVQRLKQMLSDLMQQQEQQCQEKPSRKERGSSAPPPPSPVFCPFNYPPQPVNLFSVPGFTNYSSFAPGINCNPVFPCGFGDFAHNVSPRSSEQQEQQHPLDPNTAGKTEYMAFPKPFESNSSNGGEKQRRNHRQPEEEMEKRSTWLDDSQEMKKDDQSQLNAGFAVSVQNIASSHKNQCDVNRRREFDEESLESFSSMPDPIDPTTVTKTFRSRKASAQASLASKDKTPKSKNKRKSSSQLKGRIKNTGYESASASSVCEPSKNNKSRHSDDVVHAKVFSKRNQEQLEKIIKYSRSTEMSSAHARRILQQSNRNACIEAPETGSDLSMFEALRDTIYSEVATLISQNESRPHFLIELFHELQLLNTDYLRQRALYALQDIVTRHLCEKNEKGKCAKSLNSTTWVASNSELTPSESLASTDDETFGKNFSTEACQDCEQPDADNGSIMSTSSNFEPFATDDLGNTVIHLDKALSWMRAYERMKVEAESTLDSEGCSSNFQGASTAKLEGPGTGECQSGPQSGDVSSVPCPRIDTQQLDRQIKAIMKEVIPFLKEHMDEVCSSQLLTSVRRMVLTLTQQNDESKEFVKFFHKQLGSILQDLLAKFAGRKLKDCGEDLLVEISEVLFNELAFFKLMQDLDNNSISVKQRCKRKIETTEVMQSYAKEDKDETETAKQVPDSEVCACNGVPESIRSDASDQEEDEESESGPVAISLSKAETQALTNYGSGEDENEDEEIEFEEGPVDVQTSLQASSETTENEQTSNQELSKAKNSEILSSEQEPVNVKGEQDVAATVHHYLSVMENTPALIVNTPESFITATVKTEGLSSSLAVNETQTPDTTCAENKSAASSESSMAGSPDTESPVLVNEYEPGSGNVSQKSDEDDFVKVEDLPLKLAVYSEADIMKKMETEAQTKSLSDELLDGGGAQDQELVGDAQTLKEPETFGAQNA from the exons acaagaaaaagcttAGTGGAGAAGGTGAAACGAGACTTACTAATGACATATCTCCAGAATCTTCACCTGGAATGGAACGACGCAAGACCAGAACTTCTCATAGCTTTCCTCATGCTCGATACATGACTCAGATGTCTGTTCCAGAGCAGGCTGAACTAGAAAGGCTTAAACAAAGAATAAACTTCAGTGATCTGGATCAG AGAAGCATTGGAAGTGATTCTCAAGGCAGGGCAACGGCTGCTAATAACAAACGTCAgcttaatgaaaacaaaaaaccattCAACTTCCTGTCACTGCAGATTAACACTAACAAAAGCAAAGATCCTGCCTCAGGTTcccaaaaaaaggaaggtgGGGTATCAGCGCAATGTAAAGAGTTGTTTGGAGCTGCTCTAAGCAAGGATTTCTTGCAAAATTGTCAAGTGTCTGCTCAAGAAGATGGAACGGGAGAACAAGCGATGGATAGTAGCCAG ATTGTGAGCAGACTAGTTCAGATTCGCGACTATATTGCTAAGGCCAGCTCCATGCGGGATGATCTtgtagagaaaaatgaaagatcGGCCAATGTTGAGCGTTTATCACACCTTATAGATGACCTTAAAGAGCAGGAGAAATCCTATCTGAAATTTTTGCAAAAGATGCTT gctAGAGAAAATGAGGAGGATGATGATCGGACTATAGATTCAGCTGTGGGATCTGGTTCTGTAGGTGAGAGCACATCGCTAAACATTGATGTGCAGTCTGAGGCTTCAGATACCACG GAGGTGTCTTTTAGTTTGAGTTGTCGGCCCTGCATTGAGGACAAACTAGGGAATTCAGCTTCCCAAGAACAGGTTACAGACATTGATGTTACACCAAGCCCTAAAGTGAAAAGTGAGAGAGCTGCTCTGAATGACAGGGAAATCTGGCCTTGTGGGATTAATAGCCAGGATCATGGATTGCTTTCAAAG GCCAGAGATCCTCAACAGGAAGCTAAAGAGGAGTTGGAGAACTTGAAGAAACAGCATGATTTATTGAAAAGAATGCTACAACAGCAGGAGGAATTAAAGGCTCTTCAAGGAAGACAGGCAGCTCTTCTTGCTTTGCAGCATAAAGCAGAGCAAGCGATTGCTGTCCTGGATGATTCTG TTGTAACAGAAACTACAGGTAGTGTTTCAGGAGTGAGTCTTACATCAGAACTGAATGAAGAATTGAATGACTTAATTCAACGCTTTCACAACCAACTTCATGATTCACAG ACACAGTCTGTGCCTGACAATAGAAGGCAAGCAGAAAGCCTTTCACTTACCAGAGAGATTTCACAAAGCAGAAACTCTTCAATGTCTGAACGCCAGTCAGATGAGAAGGCACAGCTTTTTAACAAGATGCGAATGTTGCAGggtaaaaagcaaaaaatggaCAAACTATTAGGAGAACTTCATACACTTCGTGACCAACATCTAAATAACTCTTCCT ttTTTCCTGCTTCAGGTTCTCCTCAAAGGAGTGTTGATCAAAGAAGTACAACTTCAGCTGCTTCTGGTCCTGTAGGCATAGTAACTGTTGTCAACGGTGAAACAAATAGTCTGGCATCTGCTCCCTATCCTCCTGATTCCCTGGTTTCTCAAAATGAGAGTGAAGAGGATGAAAATCTAAATCCGACAGAAAAGCTTCA gaaGCTAAATGAGGTTCGTAAGAGACTGAATGAGTTACGTGAGTTAGTTCACTACTATGAGCAGACGTCTGATATGATGACAGATGCTGTGAATGAAAACActaaggaggaggaagaaacagaagaatcaGAAAGTGATTCTGAGCATGAGGATCCACAGCCTGTTACTAATATTAG AAACCCTCAAGGAATCAGTACTTGGAGTGAAATAAATAGCAACTCAAATGTACAGTGTGGAACTAATAACAGAGATGGAAGACATCTTAATACAGACTGTGAAATAAACAACCGATCTGCTGCTAATATAAGGACTCTAAAAATGTCTTCTGCTTTAG ACTGTCATAATAGGGAGAATGACAAACACCTCGATCTACCCCGAGGTGAAGATGATGAAGTGGAAGAAGATCGAGTTAGTGAAGATTCCATGTCTAGTCACAGAAGCAGCCTGGGTGATGTGGCTGGAGATGCCGAGTTTGAGCAGAAGATCAATAGGCTTATAGCTGCAAAACAGAAGCTTAGACAGTTACAAAACCTTGCGGCTATGGTGCAG GATGATGATCCAGAACCTCAAGGAGCAATTGCAAATGCATCTAATATTGGTGACTTGTTGGGTGAGGTGGAAGAGACAAAGCAACAACCAAACAATGTCCGAGCAAGTTCcaacaagttaaaaaaagatGTGCGACTGAATGAAAAAGCAAG AGAGAAGTTCTATGAAGCTaaacttcagcagcagcaacgGGAGCTTAAGCAGttacaagaagaaagaagaaaactgtttgaaatccaggaaaaaattcAAGTGTTACAGAAAGCTTGTCCTGACCTTCAG TTGTCAGCTGGCCTGGGTAACTGCCCAGCAAATAGACAGACTTCACAAGCAACATCAACTCCAGCCATGAATGACTGTAACACAGCTGGCAAGCCTTTATTTGAGTGTGATGAATCTGTACCAATAGGCAATGAG CAGTTATGGTCTGAGATGAGAAGACATGAGATTTTAAGAGAAGAATTGCGACAGAGAAGAAAGCAGCTTGAAGCTTTAATGGCTGAAGATCAGAGAAGGAGAGAGCTTGCAGAAACAGTATCTGCTGTTGCTGCATCTCTTAAAAGTGAAGGGTCAGAAGCTCAGTGTActccacagcagagcaggactgaAAA GACAATGGCTACCTGGGGAGGTTCTACCCAATGTGCcctagaggaagaaaatggagatGAAGACTGTTATCTCTCTGATGGAGTTGGCCAGgcagaagaagaggaagaagatgcATCAAGTTTGAATTACAGTTTCTCTGTTTATCCCAATAACAACATACCAGAAAATGCCTATTTTGttaaaggaaacaaagataG GTGGAAAAACTGCCGTCCCCTTTCAGCAGATGGAAATTATCGTCCAGTGTCTAAGGCCAGGCAACAGCAAAACATAACTATGCGGCGTCAGGAGAATTTTCGGTGGATGTCTGAGCTTTCCTATGTAGAAGAAAAGGAACAATGGCAAGAGCAGATCAATCAGTTGAAGAAACAGCATGAATTTAGTGTCAGCATTTGTCAAACTTTGATGCAGGATCAGCAG aCCCTCTCTTGCCTTCTACAGACTTTGCTCACAGGCCCCTACAGCATGATGCCAAATAATGTTGCATCTTCACAAATAAATCTTATTATGCATCAGTTAAACCAGTGTTACACTCAACTGAATTGGCAGCAGAATAATGTCCAAAG gtTGAAACAAATGTTAAGTGATCTTATGCAGCAGCAAGAACAACAGTGTCAAGAGAAACCATCAAGAAAGGAGAGAGGCAGTAGTGCACCTCCACCTCCATCTCCTGTTTTCTGTCCATTCAACTACCCTCCACAACCTGTGAACCTCTTTAGTGTTCCAGGATTTACTAATTATTCTTCCTTTGCTCCAG GTATTAACTGTAATCCAGTGTTCCCATGTGGTTTTGGAGATTTTGCACATAATGTTTCTCCACgcagcagtgagcagcaggagcaacaACATCCTCTAGATCCTAATACTGCTGGGAAAACTGAGTATATGGCATTCCCCAAACCCTTTGAAAGCAATTCCTCTAAcggaggagaaaaacaaag aaGGAATCATAGACAACCtgaagaggaaatggaaaaaagatcAACTTGGCTTGATGATAGCcaagaaatgaagaaagatgATCAGTCTCAGCTGAATGCAGGTTTTGCAGTTTCAGTACAAAACATTGCTTCTAGTCATAAAAATCAGTGTGATGTGAACCGGAGAAGAGAGTTTGATGAAGAGTCTTTGGAGAGCTTCAGTAGCATGCCTGATCCAATAGACCCAACTACTGTGACAAAGACATTTAGATCTAGAAAAGCATCAGCGCAAGCAAGCCTGGCATCAAAAGATAAAACGCCCAAATCCAAGAATAAGAGGAAGAGTTCTTCTCAGCTAAAAGgcagaattaaaaatactg GTTATGAAAGTGCAAGTGCCTCTAGTGTGTGTGAACCCAGCAAGAACAATAAAAGCAGACACTCTGATGATGTGGTTCATGCAAAGGTGTTCAGCAAAAGGAATCAGGAAcaattggaaaaaataattaaatacagtAGATCTACAGAAATGTCTTCAG CGCATGCTAGGAGAATTCTGCAGCAGTCTAACAGAAATGCATGCATTGAAGCGCCAG aaactgGTAGTGATCTTTCTATGTTTGAAGCTTTGCGAGACACAATTTATTCTGAAGTGGCAACTCTTATTTCTCAAAATGAGTCTCGTCCCCACTTTCTTATTGAACTTTTCCATGAGCTTCAGCTGCTAAATACAGATTATCTGAGGCAAAGGGCTCTATATGCTTTACAG GATATAGTGACCAGACATTTatgtgagaaaaatgaaaaaggaaagtgtGCAAAATCACTGAATTCTACAACATGGGTGGCATCAAATTCTGAACTCACTCCTAGTGAAAGCCTTGCCTCTACAGATGAT GAAACTTTTGGCAAGAACTTTTCTACAGAAGCATGTCAAGATTGTGAACAACCTGATGCAGACAATGGCAGTATTATGTCTACTTCTTCAAATTTTGAACCCTTTGCTACTGATGACCTTG GCAACACAGTGATTCACTTAGATAAAGCTTTGTCTTGGATGAGGGCATATGAGCGTATGAAAGTTGAAGCTGAAAGTACCCTTGACTCTGAGGGCTGCTCTAGTAATTTTCAGGGTGCTTCTACTGCTAAATTAGAAG GTCCAGGTACTGGTGAGTGTCAGTCTGGGCCACAGTCAGGTGATGTTTCTTCAGTTCCATGTCCTCGTATAGATACTCAGCAGCTTGACCGGCAGATTAAAGCAATTATGAAAGAGGTCATTCCTTTTCTGAAG GAACACATGGATGAAGTCTGTTCTTCTCAATTACTGACATCAGTAAGACGTATGGTCTTGACTCTTACGCAACAAAATGATGAAAGTAAAGAATTTGTGAAGTTCTTTCATAAGCAGCTTGGCAGTATACTTCAG GATTTACTGGCGAAATTTGCTGgtagaaaattaaaagattGTGGGGAGGATCTTCTTGTGGAGATCTCTGAAGTGTTATTCAATGAATTAGCCTTTTTTAAACTCATGCAAGACTTGGACAACAACAGTATTTCTGTAAAGCAGAGATGTAAACGAAAAATAGAAACCACGGAAGTAATGCAGTCTTATGCTAAAgag GACAAGGATGAGACTGAAACTGCTAAACAAGTACCGGACTCAGAAGTATGTGCCTGTAACGGAGTGCCTGAAAGTATTAGATCTGATGCATCTGATcaagaggaagatgaggaaagTGAAAGCGGTCCAGTGGCAATAA GTTTATCAAAAGCAGAAACTCAAGCTCTGACTAACTATGGCAGTGGAGAAGATGAGAATGAAGATGAAGAAATAGAATTTGAGGAAGGACCTGTTGATGTGCAAACATCACTACAAGCCAGCAGtgaaacaactgaaaatgaaCAG ACTTCAAACCAAGAATTGAGTAAGGCAAAAAACAGTGAGATTTTGTCATCAGAACAAGAGCCTGTTAATGTTAAAG GTGAACAAGATGTGGCTGCAACTGTGCATCATTACCTCAGTGTTATGGAGAATACACCAGCTTTAATAGTCAATACCCCAGAATCCTTTATAACAGCCACTGTGAAAACTGAAGGATTAAGCTCATCTTTGGCAGTGAATGAAACTCAAACACCGGATACCACGTGTGCAGAAAACAAATCTGCTGCAAGTTCTGAAAGCTCCATGGCTGGCAGCCCTGATACGGAGTCACCTGTGCTAGTGAACGAATAC GAACCTGGTTCTGGAAATGTAAGTCAAAAATCTGATGAAGACGACTTTGTGAAAGTTGAAGACTTGCCCCTCAAACTTGCTGTGTATTCAGAG GCAGATATAATGAAAAAGATGGAAACAGAGGCCCAAACCAAGAGTTTGTCTGATGAATTACTGGATGGAGGTGGAGCTCAAGACCAAGAATTAGTAGGAGATGCCCAAACATTGAAAGAACCTG AAACTTTTGGAGCTCAAAATGCGTAA